In Balaenoptera ricei isolate mBalRic1 chromosome 4, mBalRic1.hap2, whole genome shotgun sequence, the following are encoded in one genomic region:
- the CHRD gene encoding chordin isoform X10, translated as MPSLPAPPAPLLLLGLLLLCSRPARGAGPEHPALPIRPEKEPLPIRGAAGCSFGGKVYALDETWHPDLGEPFGVMRCVLCACEAPQWGRRARGAGRVSCKNIKPECPTLACGQPRQLPGHCCQTCPQERSGLEKQPTGLAFEYPRDPEHRSYSDRGEPGAEDRGRGDGHTDFVALLTGPRSQAVARARVSLLRSSLRFSISYRRLDRPTRIRFSDSTGSILFEHPAAPTQDGLVCGVWRAVPRLSLRLLRAEQLHVALVTPSHPSGEVWGPLIRHRALAAETFSAILTLEGPPQQGIGGIALLTLSDTEDSLHFLLLFRGLLEARSGGPAQVPLRLQILHQGKLLRELQANASAQEPGFAEVLPNLTAQEMDWLVLGELQMALERASGPGLRISGHIAARQSCDVLQSVLCGADALIPVQTGAAGSASLTLLGNGSLIYQVQVVGTGSEVVAMTLETKPQRRNQHTVLCHMAGLQLGGYMAVGVCPGLGARGAHMLLQNELFLNVGTKDFPDGELRGHVAALPYSGHSARHDTLPVPLAGALVLPPVQSQAAGHAWLSLDTHCHLHYEVLLAGLGGSEQGTITAHLLGPPGMPGPRRLLKGFYGPEAQGVVKDLEPELLRHLAQGSASLLITTKGSPQGELQGQVHITNQCEAGGLRLAAAGAEEVRVPGALDAVVAEAAALPAVLGPDAPAPAKPGGPGRLRDPNTCFFEGQQRPHGARWAPNYDPLCSLCTCQRRTVICDPMVCPPPSCPSPVQAPDQCCPVCLEKQDVGDLPGLPKNRDPGEGCYFDGDRSWRAAGTRWHPVVPPFGLIKCAVCTCKGGTGEVHCEKVQCPRLACAQPVRANPTDCCKQCPVGSGAHPQLGDPMQADGPRGCRFAGQWFPESQSWHPSVPPFGEMSCITCRCGAGVPHCERDDCSLPLSCGPGKESRCCSHCTPRRRFADTRTVPELEKEAEGS; from the exons ATGCCGAGCCTCCCGGCCCCGCCGGCCCCGCTGCTGCTCCTCGGGCTGCTGCTGCTCTGCTCCCGGCCGGCCCGCGGCGCCGGCCCCGAGCACCCAGCGCTGCCCATCCGGCCCGAGAAGGAGCCGCTGCCCATTCGGGGAGCAGCAG GCTGCTCCTTCGGCGGGAAGGTCTATGCCTTGGACGAGACGTGGCACCCGGACCTGGGGGAGCCCTTCGGGGTGATGCGCTGCGTGTTGTGTGCCTGCGAGGCG CCTCAGTGGGGTCGCCGCGCAAGGGGCGCGGGCAGGGTCAGCTGCAAGAACATCAAACCTGAGTGCCCAACCCTGGCCTGCGGGCAGCCGCGCCAGCTGCCTGGACACTGCTGCCAGACCTGCCCCCAGG AGCGCAGCGGTCTGGAAAAGCAGCCGACGGGCCTGGCCTTCGAGTATCCGCGGGACCCAGAGCACCGAAGCTACAGCGACCGCGGGGAGCCGGGAGCTGAGGATCGGGGGCGTGGAGACGGCCACACGG ACTTCGTGGCGCTGCTGACAGGGCCAAGGTCACAAGCGGTGGCACGGGCCCGAGTGTCACTGCTGCGCTCTAGTCTGCGGTTCTCCATCTCCTACCGGCG GCTGGACCGCCCTACCCGAATCCGCTTCTCAGACTCCACTGGCAGCATCCTGTTTGAACACCCTGCAGCCCCTACCCAAGATGGCCTG GTCTGTGGTGTGTGGCGAGCAGTGCCTCGGTTGTCTCTGCGGCTCCTTAGGGCAGAACAGCTGCATGTGGCACTCGTGACACCCAGTCACCCTTCAGGGGAGGTCTGGGGGCCTCTCATCCGGCATCGGGCCCTGGCCGCAG AGACCTTCAGTGCCATCCTGACCCTGGAAGGCCCCCCACAGCAGGGCATAGGGGGCATTGCCCTCCTCACGCTCAGTGACACAGAGGACTCCTTGCATTTTTTGCTGCTCTTCCGTGGGCTGCTGGAAGCCAGGAGTGGGG GACCAGCCCAGGTTCCCTTGCGGCTCCAGATTCTACACCAGGGGAAGCTACTACGAGAGCTCCAGGCCAATGCCTCAGCCCAG GAGCCGGGCTTTGCTGAAGTGCTGCCCAACCTGACAGCCCAGGAGATGGACTGGCTGGTGCTGGGGGAGCTGCAGATGGCCCTGGAGAGGGCAAGTGGGCCAGGGCTGCGCATCAGTGGACACATTGCTGCCAGGCAGAGCTGTGATG TTCTGCAAAGTGTCCTTTGTGGGGCCGATGCCCTGATCCCCGTTCAGACAGGTGCAGCCGGCTCAGCCAGCCTTACACTGCTAGGAAACGGCTCCCTGATCTACCAA GTACAGGTGGTAGGTACAGGCAGTGAGGTGGTGGCCATGACGCTGGAGACCAAGCCTCAGCGGAGGAACCAGCACACTGTCCTGTGCCACATGGCTGGACTCCAGCTGGGAGGATACATG gCTGTGGGTGTCTGCCCTGGGCTGGGTGCCCGGGGGGCTCATATGCTGCTGCAGAATGAGCTGTTCCTGAACGTGGGCACCAAGGACTTCCCAGATGGAGAGCTGCGGGGGCACGTGGCTGCCCTGCCCTACAGTGGGCACAGCGCCCGCCATGATA CACTACCTGTGCCCCTGGCAGGAGCCCTGGTGTTGCCCCCCGTGCAGAGCCAGGCAGCAGGGCATGCCTGGCTCTCCCTGGATACCCACTGTCACCTGCACTATGAAGTGCTGCTGGCTGGGCTTGGTGGCTCAGAACAGGGCACCATCACTGCCCACCTCCTCGGGCCTCCTGGGATGCCAGGGCCCCGGCGGCTGCTGAAGGGATTCTATGGCCCAGAG GCCCAGGGCGTGGTGAAGGATCTGGAGCCTGAGCTGCTGCGGCACCTGGCACAGGGCTCTGCCTCCTTGCTGATCACCACCAAGGGTAGCCCCCAAGGGGAGCTGCAAGGGCAG GTGCACATCACCAACCAGTGCGAGGCGGGCGGCCTGCGCCTGGCGGCGGCAGGGGCCGAAGAAGTGCGGGTGCCCGGGGCTCTGGATGCAGTGGTGGCCGAGGCGGCTGCGCTGCCCGCTGTGCTGGGCCCAGACGCCCCAGCGCCAGCCAAACCTGGTGGCCCCGGGCGGCTCCGAGACCCCAACACCTGCTTTTTCGAGGGGCAGCAGCGCCCCCATGGGGCTCGCTGGGCTCCTAACTATGACCCGCTCTGCTCGCTGTGCACCTGCCAG AGACGCACGGTGATCTGTGACCCCATGGTGTGCCCACCACCCAGCTGCCCAAGCCCGGTGCAGGCGCCGGACCAGTGCTGCCCTGTGTGCCTGG AGAAGCAAGATGTCGGAGACCTGCCGGGGCTGCCGAAGAACAGGGACCCTGGAGAGG GCTGCTATTTTGATGGCGACCGGAGCTGGCGGGCAGCGGGCACCCGGTGGCACCCTGTCGTGCCCCCATTTGGCTTAATTAAGTGCGCTGTCTGCACCTGCAAG GGGGGCACTGGAGAGGTGCACTGTGAGAAGGTGCAGTGTCCCCGGCTGGCCTGTGCCCAGCCTGTCCGTGCCAACCCCACTGACTGCTGCAAACAGTGTCCAG TGGGGTCAGGGGCCCACCCCCAGCTGGGGGACCCCATGCAGGCTGATGGGCCCCGGGGCTGCCGTTTTGCAGGGCAGTGGTTCCCGGAGAGCCAGAGCTGGCACCCTTCGGTGCCCCCCTTTGGGGAGATGAGCTGCATCACCTGCAGATGTGGG GCAGGGGTGCCCCACTGTGAGCGGGATGACTGTTCACTGCCACTGTCCTGCGGCCCAGGGAAGGAGAGCCGCTGCTGCTCCCACTGCACACCCCGGCGGCGGT TTGCAGACACCAGGACAGTTCCAGAGCTGGAGAAAGAAGCTGAAGGCTCCTAG
- the CHRD gene encoding chordin isoform X13, protein MPSLPAPPAPLLLLGLLLLCSRPARGAGPEHPALPIRPEKEPLPIRGAAGCSFGGKVYALDETWHPDLGEPFGVMRCVLCACEAPQWGRRARGAGRVSCKNIKPECPTLACGQPRQLPGHCCQTCPQERSGLEKQPTGLAFEYPRDPEHRSYSDRGEPGAEDRGRGDGHTGRQGLDFVALLTGPRSQAVARARVSLLRSSLRFSISYRRLDRPTRIRFSDSTGSILFEHPAAPTQDGLVCGVWRAVPRLSLRLLRAEQLHVALVTPSHPSGEVWGPLIRHRALAAETFSAILTLEGPPQQGIGGIALLTLSDTEDSLHFLLLFRGLLEARSGEVSTCAAVAGPAQVPLRLQILHQGKLLRELQANASAQEPGFAEVLPNLTAQEMDWLVLGELQMALERASGPGLRISGHIAARQSCDVLQSVLCGADALIPVQTGAAGSASLTLLGNGSLIYQVQVVGTGSEVVAMTLETKPQRRNQHTVLCHMAGLQLGGYMAVGVCPGLGARGAHMLLQNELFLNVGTKDFPDGELRGHVAALPYSGHSARHDTLPVPLAGALVLPPVQSQAAGHAWLSLDTHCHLHYEVLLAGLGGSEQGTITAHLLGPPGMPGPRRLLKGFYGPEAQGVVKDLEPELLRHLAQGSASLLITTKGSPQGELQGQVHITNQCEAGGLRLAAAGAEEVRVPGALDAVVAEAAALPAVLGPDAPAPAKPGGPGRLRDPNTCFFEGQQRPHGARWAPNYDPLCSLCTCQRRTVICDPMVCPPPSCPSPVQAPDQCCPVCLEKQDVGDLPGLPKNRDPGEGCYFDGDRSWRAAGTRWHPVVPPFGLIKCAVCTCKGSGSRRARAGTLRCPPLGR, encoded by the exons ATGCCGAGCCTCCCGGCCCCGCCGGCCCCGCTGCTGCTCCTCGGGCTGCTGCTGCTCTGCTCCCGGCCGGCCCGCGGCGCCGGCCCCGAGCACCCAGCGCTGCCCATCCGGCCCGAGAAGGAGCCGCTGCCCATTCGGGGAGCAGCAG GCTGCTCCTTCGGCGGGAAGGTCTATGCCTTGGACGAGACGTGGCACCCGGACCTGGGGGAGCCCTTCGGGGTGATGCGCTGCGTGTTGTGTGCCTGCGAGGCG CCTCAGTGGGGTCGCCGCGCAAGGGGCGCGGGCAGGGTCAGCTGCAAGAACATCAAACCTGAGTGCCCAACCCTGGCCTGCGGGCAGCCGCGCCAGCTGCCTGGACACTGCTGCCAGACCTGCCCCCAGG AGCGCAGCGGTCTGGAAAAGCAGCCGACGGGCCTGGCCTTCGAGTATCCGCGGGACCCAGAGCACCGAAGCTACAGCGACCGCGGGGAGCCGGGAGCTGAGGATCGGGGGCGTGGAGACGGCCACACGGGTAGGCAGGGGCTGG ACTTCGTGGCGCTGCTGACAGGGCCAAGGTCACAAGCGGTGGCACGGGCCCGAGTGTCACTGCTGCGCTCTAGTCTGCGGTTCTCCATCTCCTACCGGCG GCTGGACCGCCCTACCCGAATCCGCTTCTCAGACTCCACTGGCAGCATCCTGTTTGAACACCCTGCAGCCCCTACCCAAGATGGCCTG GTCTGTGGTGTGTGGCGAGCAGTGCCTCGGTTGTCTCTGCGGCTCCTTAGGGCAGAACAGCTGCATGTGGCACTCGTGACACCCAGTCACCCTTCAGGGGAGGTCTGGGGGCCTCTCATCCGGCATCGGGCCCTGGCCGCAG AGACCTTCAGTGCCATCCTGACCCTGGAAGGCCCCCCACAGCAGGGCATAGGGGGCATTGCCCTCCTCACGCTCAGTGACACAGAGGACTCCTTGCATTTTTTGCTGCTCTTCCGTGGGCTGCTGGAAGCCAGGAGTGGGG AGGTATCCACGTGTGCGGCTGTTGCAGGACCAGCCCAGGTTCCCTTGCGGCTCCAGATTCTACACCAGGGGAAGCTACTACGAGAGCTCCAGGCCAATGCCTCAGCCCAG GAGCCGGGCTTTGCTGAAGTGCTGCCCAACCTGACAGCCCAGGAGATGGACTGGCTGGTGCTGGGGGAGCTGCAGATGGCCCTGGAGAGGGCAAGTGGGCCAGGGCTGCGCATCAGTGGACACATTGCTGCCAGGCAGAGCTGTGATG TTCTGCAAAGTGTCCTTTGTGGGGCCGATGCCCTGATCCCCGTTCAGACAGGTGCAGCCGGCTCAGCCAGCCTTACACTGCTAGGAAACGGCTCCCTGATCTACCAA GTACAGGTGGTAGGTACAGGCAGTGAGGTGGTGGCCATGACGCTGGAGACCAAGCCTCAGCGGAGGAACCAGCACACTGTCCTGTGCCACATGGCTGGACTCCAGCTGGGAGGATACATG gCTGTGGGTGTCTGCCCTGGGCTGGGTGCCCGGGGGGCTCATATGCTGCTGCAGAATGAGCTGTTCCTGAACGTGGGCACCAAGGACTTCCCAGATGGAGAGCTGCGGGGGCACGTGGCTGCCCTGCCCTACAGTGGGCACAGCGCCCGCCATGATA CACTACCTGTGCCCCTGGCAGGAGCCCTGGTGTTGCCCCCCGTGCAGAGCCAGGCAGCAGGGCATGCCTGGCTCTCCCTGGATACCCACTGTCACCTGCACTATGAAGTGCTGCTGGCTGGGCTTGGTGGCTCAGAACAGGGCACCATCACTGCCCACCTCCTCGGGCCTCCTGGGATGCCAGGGCCCCGGCGGCTGCTGAAGGGATTCTATGGCCCAGAG GCCCAGGGCGTGGTGAAGGATCTGGAGCCTGAGCTGCTGCGGCACCTGGCACAGGGCTCTGCCTCCTTGCTGATCACCACCAAGGGTAGCCCCCAAGGGGAGCTGCAAGGGCAG GTGCACATCACCAACCAGTGCGAGGCGGGCGGCCTGCGCCTGGCGGCGGCAGGGGCCGAAGAAGTGCGGGTGCCCGGGGCTCTGGATGCAGTGGTGGCCGAGGCGGCTGCGCTGCCCGCTGTGCTGGGCCCAGACGCCCCAGCGCCAGCCAAACCTGGTGGCCCCGGGCGGCTCCGAGACCCCAACACCTGCTTTTTCGAGGGGCAGCAGCGCCCCCATGGGGCTCGCTGGGCTCCTAACTATGACCCGCTCTGCTCGCTGTGCACCTGCCAG AGACGCACGGTGATCTGTGACCCCATGGTGTGCCCACCACCCAGCTGCCCAAGCCCGGTGCAGGCGCCGGACCAGTGCTGCCCTGTGTGCCTGG AGAAGCAAGATGTCGGAGACCTGCCGGGGCTGCCGAAGAACAGGGACCCTGGAGAGG GCTGCTATTTTGATGGCGACCGGAGCTGGCGGGCAGCGGGCACCCGGTGGCACCCTGTCGTGCCCCCATTTGGCTTAATTAAGTGCGCTGTCTGCACCTGCAAG GGCAGTGGTTCCCGGAGAGCCAGAGCTGGCACCCTTCGGTGCCCCCCTTTGGGGAGATGA
- the CHRD gene encoding chordin isoform X1 codes for MPSLPAPPAPLLLLGLLLLCSRPARGAGPEHPALPIRPEKEPLPIRGAAGCSFGGKVYALDETWHPDLGEPFGVMRCVLCACEAPQWGRRARGAGRVSCKNIKPECPTLACGQPRQLPGHCCQTCPQERSGLEKQPTGLAFEYPRDPEHRSYSDRGEPGAEDRGRGDGHTGRQGLDFVALLTGPRSQAVARARVSLLRSSLRFSISYRRLDRPTRIRFSDSTGSILFEHPAAPTQDGLVCGVWRAVPRLSLRLLRAEQLHVALVTPSHPSGEVWGPLIRHRALAAETFSAILTLEGPPQQGIGGIALLTLSDTEDSLHFLLLFRGLLEARSGEVSTCAAVAGPAQVPLRLQILHQGKLLRELQANASAQEPGFAEVLPNLTAQEMDWLVLGELQMALERASGPGLRISGHIAARQSCDVLQSVLCGADALIPVQTGAAGSASLTLLGNGSLIYQVQVVGTGSEVVAMTLETKPQRRNQHTVLCHMAGLQLGGYMAVGVCPGLGARGAHMLLQNELFLNVGTKDFPDGELRGHVAALPYSGHSARHDTLPVPLAGALVLPPVQSQAAGHAWLSLDTHCHLHYEVLLAGLGGSEQGTITAHLLGPPGMPGPRRLLKGFYGPEAQGVVKDLEPELLRHLAQGSASLLITTKGSPQGELQGQVHITNQCEAGGLRLAAAGAEEVRVPGALDAVVAEAAALPAVLGPDAPAPAKPGGPGRLRDPNTCFFEGQQRPHGARWAPNYDPLCSLCTCQRRTVICDPMVCPPPSCPSPVQAPDQCCPVCLEKQDVGDLPGLPKNRDPGEGCYFDGDRSWRAAGTRWHPVVPPFGLIKCAVCTCKGGTGEVHCEKVQCPRLACAQPVRANPTDCCKQCPVGSGAHPQLGDPMQADGPRGCRFAGQWFPESQSWHPSVPPFGEMSCITCRCGQLQTPGQFQSWRKKLKAPREQPEGRVTKRMGPGLGEEGRRGPRILLREIQCLWPLFSASSPSPTTSGNHSSTRGRGSQGRPVPCPLQLRPCHPLASALEAQPLSFCT; via the exons ATGCCGAGCCTCCCGGCCCCGCCGGCCCCGCTGCTGCTCCTCGGGCTGCTGCTGCTCTGCTCCCGGCCGGCCCGCGGCGCCGGCCCCGAGCACCCAGCGCTGCCCATCCGGCCCGAGAAGGAGCCGCTGCCCATTCGGGGAGCAGCAG GCTGCTCCTTCGGCGGGAAGGTCTATGCCTTGGACGAGACGTGGCACCCGGACCTGGGGGAGCCCTTCGGGGTGATGCGCTGCGTGTTGTGTGCCTGCGAGGCG CCTCAGTGGGGTCGCCGCGCAAGGGGCGCGGGCAGGGTCAGCTGCAAGAACATCAAACCTGAGTGCCCAACCCTGGCCTGCGGGCAGCCGCGCCAGCTGCCTGGACACTGCTGCCAGACCTGCCCCCAGG AGCGCAGCGGTCTGGAAAAGCAGCCGACGGGCCTGGCCTTCGAGTATCCGCGGGACCCAGAGCACCGAAGCTACAGCGACCGCGGGGAGCCGGGAGCTGAGGATCGGGGGCGTGGAGACGGCCACACGGGTAGGCAGGGGCTGG ACTTCGTGGCGCTGCTGACAGGGCCAAGGTCACAAGCGGTGGCACGGGCCCGAGTGTCACTGCTGCGCTCTAGTCTGCGGTTCTCCATCTCCTACCGGCG GCTGGACCGCCCTACCCGAATCCGCTTCTCAGACTCCACTGGCAGCATCCTGTTTGAACACCCTGCAGCCCCTACCCAAGATGGCCTG GTCTGTGGTGTGTGGCGAGCAGTGCCTCGGTTGTCTCTGCGGCTCCTTAGGGCAGAACAGCTGCATGTGGCACTCGTGACACCCAGTCACCCTTCAGGGGAGGTCTGGGGGCCTCTCATCCGGCATCGGGCCCTGGCCGCAG AGACCTTCAGTGCCATCCTGACCCTGGAAGGCCCCCCACAGCAGGGCATAGGGGGCATTGCCCTCCTCACGCTCAGTGACACAGAGGACTCCTTGCATTTTTTGCTGCTCTTCCGTGGGCTGCTGGAAGCCAGGAGTGGGG AGGTATCCACGTGTGCGGCTGTTGCAGGACCAGCCCAGGTTCCCTTGCGGCTCCAGATTCTACACCAGGGGAAGCTACTACGAGAGCTCCAGGCCAATGCCTCAGCCCAG GAGCCGGGCTTTGCTGAAGTGCTGCCCAACCTGACAGCCCAGGAGATGGACTGGCTGGTGCTGGGGGAGCTGCAGATGGCCCTGGAGAGGGCAAGTGGGCCAGGGCTGCGCATCAGTGGACACATTGCTGCCAGGCAGAGCTGTGATG TTCTGCAAAGTGTCCTTTGTGGGGCCGATGCCCTGATCCCCGTTCAGACAGGTGCAGCCGGCTCAGCCAGCCTTACACTGCTAGGAAACGGCTCCCTGATCTACCAA GTACAGGTGGTAGGTACAGGCAGTGAGGTGGTGGCCATGACGCTGGAGACCAAGCCTCAGCGGAGGAACCAGCACACTGTCCTGTGCCACATGGCTGGACTCCAGCTGGGAGGATACATG gCTGTGGGTGTCTGCCCTGGGCTGGGTGCCCGGGGGGCTCATATGCTGCTGCAGAATGAGCTGTTCCTGAACGTGGGCACCAAGGACTTCCCAGATGGAGAGCTGCGGGGGCACGTGGCTGCCCTGCCCTACAGTGGGCACAGCGCCCGCCATGATA CACTACCTGTGCCCCTGGCAGGAGCCCTGGTGTTGCCCCCCGTGCAGAGCCAGGCAGCAGGGCATGCCTGGCTCTCCCTGGATACCCACTGTCACCTGCACTATGAAGTGCTGCTGGCTGGGCTTGGTGGCTCAGAACAGGGCACCATCACTGCCCACCTCCTCGGGCCTCCTGGGATGCCAGGGCCCCGGCGGCTGCTGAAGGGATTCTATGGCCCAGAG GCCCAGGGCGTGGTGAAGGATCTGGAGCCTGAGCTGCTGCGGCACCTGGCACAGGGCTCTGCCTCCTTGCTGATCACCACCAAGGGTAGCCCCCAAGGGGAGCTGCAAGGGCAG GTGCACATCACCAACCAGTGCGAGGCGGGCGGCCTGCGCCTGGCGGCGGCAGGGGCCGAAGAAGTGCGGGTGCCCGGGGCTCTGGATGCAGTGGTGGCCGAGGCGGCTGCGCTGCCCGCTGTGCTGGGCCCAGACGCCCCAGCGCCAGCCAAACCTGGTGGCCCCGGGCGGCTCCGAGACCCCAACACCTGCTTTTTCGAGGGGCAGCAGCGCCCCCATGGGGCTCGCTGGGCTCCTAACTATGACCCGCTCTGCTCGCTGTGCACCTGCCAG AGACGCACGGTGATCTGTGACCCCATGGTGTGCCCACCACCCAGCTGCCCAAGCCCGGTGCAGGCGCCGGACCAGTGCTGCCCTGTGTGCCTGG AGAAGCAAGATGTCGGAGACCTGCCGGGGCTGCCGAAGAACAGGGACCCTGGAGAGG GCTGCTATTTTGATGGCGACCGGAGCTGGCGGGCAGCGGGCACCCGGTGGCACCCTGTCGTGCCCCCATTTGGCTTAATTAAGTGCGCTGTCTGCACCTGCAAG GGGGGCACTGGAGAGGTGCACTGTGAGAAGGTGCAGTGTCCCCGGCTGGCCTGTGCCCAGCCTGTCCGTGCCAACCCCACTGACTGCTGCAAACAGTGTCCAG TGGGGTCAGGGGCCCACCCCCAGCTGGGGGACCCCATGCAGGCTGATGGGCCCCGGGGCTGCCGTTTTGCAGGGCAGTGGTTCCCGGAGAGCCAGAGCTGGCACCCTTCGGTGCCCCCCTTTGGGGAGATGAGCTGCATCACCTGCAGATGTGGG CAGTTGCAGACACCAGGACAGTTCCAGAGCTGGAGAAAGAAGCTGAAGGCTCCTAGGGAGCAGCCAGAAGGCCGCGTGACCAAGAGgatggggcctgggctgggggaggaggggcgccGAGGACCCCGCATTCTCCTGCGGGAAATCCAGTGCCTTTGGCCCCTCTTTtctgcctcttctccctcccccactacCTCTGGGAACCACAGCTCCACAAGGGGGAGGGGTAGCCAGGGCCGGCCAGTGCCATGTCCACTCCAGCTTCGGCCTTGTCACCCTCTCGCCTCTGCCTTGGAAGCCCAACCCCTTTCCTTCTGTACATAA